In Roseomonas fluvialis, one genomic interval encodes:
- a CDS encoding CaiB/BaiF CoA transferase family protein, which translates to MDDTAALGAGTALSPGALAGLRVVDLTRVLGGPYCTMVLSDHGAEVIKLEPPQGDEVRDWGPPFNSDGDASYFVGVNRNKRSVGLDLSKPAGREVLLRLLEGADVLVENFKPGSMEKWGLGYEAVLSKKFPRLIHCRVSGFGGEGPLGGFPGYDAVLQAMVGLMSINGTEDSGPTRLGNPIVDIATGLFSTIAILMALHERERSGRGQYCDMTLHDCGMALLHPHAANFFLSGKRPKATGNPHPNLAPYSKFTTKTCEIFVAAGNDPAFRKFCDFLGIPEVAKDPRFATNGERVVNKAALTEVLNARFANEDGHDLTRRMLAAGLPAGPVLHVDEAMAAEHTAYRNMVAQIGDFRALNTPIKLSRTPGGARTAPPRFNQHGRDVLAARGFSADEIAALENDGVIVGTRRK; encoded by the coding sequence ATGGACGACACCGCTGCACTCGGCGCCGGCACGGCGCTTTCGCCCGGCGCGCTGGCGGGGCTGCGCGTGGTGGACCTCACCCGCGTGCTCGGCGGGCCGTACTGCACCATGGTGTTGTCCGACCACGGGGCCGAGGTGATCAAGCTCGAACCCCCGCAGGGCGACGAGGTCCGCGACTGGGGCCCGCCCTTCAACAGCGATGGCGATGCGTCCTATTTCGTCGGCGTGAACCGCAACAAGCGGAGCGTGGGCCTGGACCTGTCGAAGCCAGCGGGGCGCGAGGTGCTGCTGCGCCTTCTCGAAGGGGCCGATGTGTTGGTCGAGAACTTCAAGCCCGGGTCCATGGAGAAATGGGGCCTGGGCTACGAGGCGGTGCTGTCGAAGAAGTTCCCCCGCCTGATCCATTGCCGCGTCTCGGGCTTCGGCGGCGAGGGCCCGCTCGGCGGCTTCCCCGGCTACGACGCGGTGCTGCAGGCCATGGTCGGCCTCATGTCCATCAACGGCACCGAGGATTCCGGGCCCACGCGCCTGGGCAACCCGATCGTGGACATCGCCACCGGCCTGTTCAGCACCATCGCCATCCTGATGGCGCTGCACGAACGCGAACGATCGGGCCGGGGCCAGTATTGCGACATGACGCTGCATGATTGCGGCATGGCGCTGCTGCATCCGCATGCCGCCAATTTCTTCCTGTCCGGCAAGCGGCCCAAGGCGACCGGCAACCCGCATCCGAACCTGGCGCCCTATTCGAAGTTCACGACAAAGACCTGCGAGATCTTCGTCGCCGCCGGCAACGACCCGGCCTTCCGCAAGTTCTGCGACTTCCTCGGCATCCCCGAGGTCGCGAAGGACCCGCGCTTCGCCACCAACGGCGAGCGCGTGGTGAACAAGGCCGCGCTGACCGAGGTGTTGAACGCGCGGTTCGCGAACGAGGACGGGCACGACCTCACGCGCCGCATGCTCGCCGCCGGCCTGCCGGCCGGCCCGGTCCTGCATGTCGATGAAGCGATGGCCGCCGAACACACGGCCTACCGCAACATGGTGGCGCAGATCGGCGATTTCCGTGCCCTGAACACGCCGATCAAGCTGTCGCGCACGCCCGGCGGCGCCCGCACGGCACCGCCACGCTTCAACCAGCATGGGCGCGACGTGCTGGCCGCACGGGGGTTCAGCGCGGACGAGATCGCCGCGCTGGAGAATGACGGCGTGATCGTGGGGACGCGCAGGAAGTAG
- a CDS encoding CDP-alcohol phosphatidyltransferase family protein, with protein MSDPARVRLLRRRFRPRTRPRFDGTSFNRLIPNILTMLGLCCGLVAIRFAFEGRFDQAAVLIVVAAVIDGLDGRLARLLKATSRFGAEFDSLSDFLCFGVAPGLILYFWTMQDYRALGFAPCLLFAVCMALRLARFNASLDVGQGVKPAYAYNFFTGVPAPAGAGCALFPLFLGLWLQQMGWESMAAAVRHPAFVGVVMVTVAGLLVSTVPTWSFKNFKIPRAYVLPLLLGTGLFVALLLAEPWAALAIAGLIYLGMIPFSVRSYLRLKREAESMIEPVVVNTAGHGTSG; from the coding sequence ATGAGCGACCCCGCCCGCGTCCGCCTGCTGCGCCGCCGCTTCCGCCCGCGCACCCGCCCGCGCTTCGACGGCACGTCGTTCAACCGGCTGATCCCGAACATCCTCACGATGCTCGGCCTATGCTGCGGGCTGGTGGCGATCCGCTTCGCCTTCGAAGGGCGCTTCGACCAGGCCGCGGTGTTGATCGTGGTGGCGGCAGTGATCGACGGACTCGACGGACGGCTCGCGCGGCTGCTGAAAGCCACGTCGCGCTTCGGCGCGGAATTCGACAGCCTGTCGGACTTCCTGTGCTTCGGCGTCGCGCCGGGGCTGATCCTGTATTTCTGGACCATGCAGGACTACCGCGCGCTGGGCTTCGCGCCCTGCCTGCTGTTCGCGGTGTGCATGGCGCTGCGGCTTGCGCGGTTCAACGCCTCGCTGGATGTCGGGCAGGGCGTGAAGCCGGCCTATGCCTACAACTTCTTCACCGGCGTGCCGGCGCCGGCCGGTGCCGGCTGCGCACTGTTCCCGCTGTTCCTGGGGCTGTGGCTGCAGCAGATGGGGTGGGAGTCGATGGCCGCGGCGGTGCGCCACCCGGCCTTCGTGGGCGTGGTGATGGTGACGGTCGCCGGGCTGCTGGTCAGCACCGTGCCGACCTGGTCGTTCAAGAACTTCAAGATCCCGCGCGCCTACGTGCTGCCTCTGCTGCTGGGCACCGGGCTGTTCGTCGCACTCCTGCTGGCCGAACCCTGGGCAGCGCTGGCGATCGCGGGGCTGATCTACCTCGGCATGATCCCGTTCTCGGTGCGGTCGTACCTGCGCCTGAAGCGCGAGGCCGAGAGCATGATCGAACCCGTGGTGGTCAACACGGCGGGGCATGGCACCAGCGGCTGA
- a CDS encoding protein-tyrosine phosphatase family protein, with the protein MTAGAPRGAVTLMVDGQPVRVTGGPFDSLPPGARGLCLEPRAARVAEAEWRLDVPDFGVPEDAALRDVLGAMLAAMRADPGGTYHVGCRAGLGRTGMALACLGAMTGVADPLGWVRATYHAGAVETPGQEALVARFAARGA; encoded by the coding sequence ATGACGGCGGGCGCGCCGCGCGGCGCCGTCACGCTGATGGTCGATGGCCAGCCCGTGCGCGTCACCGGCGGGCCATTCGATTCCCTGCCGCCCGGCGCGCGCGGTCTGTGCCTTGAGCCGCGCGCCGCCCGCGTGGCCGAGGCCGAATGGCGCCTCGACGTGCCCGATTTCGGTGTGCCCGAGGACGCGGCGCTGCGTGACGTGCTGGGCGCGATGCTGGCGGCGATGCGCGCCGATCCCGGCGGCACCTATCATGTCGGGTGCCGCGCGGGGCTGGGGCGCACCGGCATGGCGCTCGCGTGCCTCGGCGCCATGACGGGGGTGGCCGATCCGCTCGGCTGGGTCAGGGCCACCTATCACGCCGGCGCGGTCGAGACACCCGGGCAGGAGGCGTTGGTCGCGCGGTTCGCGGCGCGCGGTGCGTAA
- a CDS encoding CoA-transferase produces MIAPEERIVAALARLILDPAAPPARHIAVGAASPMPAAACWLVKLMGHDVRLSLLHKRSGNPFTEGTRELFDLTGQGRIDLFFLGGGQIDGQANLNLVGTGDWPGTGVRFPGSFGSAFMYFMTPRTILFREEHSPRVLVDRVDNISAPGVSAPGVFRRGTAQALVTGRCVFRFHPDRARFSLASLHPGETVDSVREATGFAFDAEAEIPATPDPTEAELALLRGRVCDEMVETYPEFCARVWGRRAAAA; encoded by the coding sequence ATGATCGCGCCGGAGGAACGCATCGTCGCCGCTCTCGCGCGCCTCATCCTCGACCCCGCCGCACCGCCCGCGCGTCACATCGCGGTGGGTGCCGCATCGCCCATGCCGGCGGCCGCCTGCTGGCTGGTCAAGCTGATGGGCCACGACGTGCGGCTATCCCTGCTGCACAAGCGATCCGGCAATCCCTTCACCGAGGGCACGCGCGAATTGTTCGACCTGACCGGCCAGGGGCGGATCGACCTGTTCTTCCTGGGCGGCGGGCAGATCGATGGGCAGGCGAACCTGAACTTGGTCGGCACCGGGGACTGGCCGGGGACAGGCGTGCGCTTCCCCGGGTCCTTCGGCTCCGCCTTCATGTACTTCATGACCCCGCGCACCATCCTGTTCCGCGAGGAACATTCCCCGCGCGTGCTGGTGGACCGGGTGGACAACATCTCCGCGCCTGGCGTGAGCGCGCCGGGCGTGTTCCGCCGCGGCACCGCGCAGGCACTGGTCACCGGGCGCTGCGTGTTCCGCTTCCACCCCGATCGCGCACGCTTCTCGCTCGCCTCCCTGCATCCGGGCGAGACGGTGGACAGCGTGCGCGAGGCCACCGGTTTCGCCTTCGACGCCGAAGCCGAGATCCCCGCCACGCCCGACCCGACCGAGGCCGAACTCGCGCTGCTGCGCGGGCGCGTCTGTGACGAGATGGTCGAGACCTATCCCGAATTCTGCGCCCGCGTCTGGGGGCGCCGCGCCGCAGCGGCATGA
- a CDS encoding catalase family peroxidase — protein sequence MTRPIRPSVLRAGAVALAAVFATATPAPAQPDPETIVNAFEAALGPIRTHRPSHPKGVCAAGHFTATPDGTRLSVAPVFSGQRNNAIIRFGVAGANPNASDSARGTRGLSIRFESPTGDLFEMANISAPVFGADKPETLVNGLLSRANDPATGRPNPERAAAYAAYVAANPTVGNQGRYLAANNPPASFATTPYWGVNTFLFRGQDGQQRPARWVFEPRAGTERLTEAQMQSLGANFLADELRRRVGAGPVEFDMVLQFPGQGDDLLNPTVAWPADRPRTVVGRLTVTSVEAGAGGPCDPISFMILDQAPGIEMSDDPVLQARAAAYAVSLSRRTP from the coding sequence ATGACCCGTCCGATCCGTCCATCTGTCCTGCGCGCCGGGGCCGTTGCCCTGGCTGCGGTTTTCGCCACTGCCACGCCCGCGCCGGCCCAGCCGGACCCCGAGACCATCGTCAATGCCTTCGAGGCGGCCCTCGGCCCGATCCGCACGCATCGGCCGAGCCACCCCAAGGGGGTCTGCGCCGCCGGGCATTTCACCGCCACACCCGACGGCACGCGCCTGTCGGTTGCCCCGGTGTTCAGCGGGCAGCGCAACAACGCGATCATCCGCTTCGGCGTGGCTGGCGCGAATCCAAATGCGTCCGACAGCGCCCGCGGCACGCGAGGCCTGTCGATCCGCTTCGAAAGCCCGACGGGCGACCTGTTCGAGATGGCGAACATCTCCGCCCCGGTGTTCGGCGCGGACAAGCCCGAGACGCTGGTGAACGGGCTTCTGTCGCGCGCCAACGACCCCGCGACGGGGCGCCCGAACCCCGAGCGCGCGGCGGCCTATGCGGCCTATGTCGCGGCGAACCCCACCGTGGGGAACCAGGGCCGCTACCTGGCCGCCAACAACCCGCCGGCGAGCTTCGCCACCACGCCATACTGGGGCGTGAACACCTTCCTGTTCCGCGGCCAGGACGGGCAGCAGCGGCCTGCGCGCTGGGTCTTCGAACCGCGCGCAGGGACCGAGCGCCTGACCGAGGCGCAGATGCAGTCGTTGGGCGCGAACTTCCTGGCCGACGAACTGCGCCGCCGCGTCGGCGCCGGACCGGTCGAATTCGACATGGTGCTGCAGTTCCCCGGCCAGGGGGACGACCTGCTGAACCCGACCGTGGCCTGGCCGGCGGACCGGCCGCGCACCGTGGTTGGGCGGCTGACCGTGACGTCGGTCGAGGCCGGCGCGGGCGGGCCCTGCGATCCGATCAGCTTCATGATCCTCGACCAGGCGCCGGGGATCGAAATGAGCGACGACCCGGTGCTGCAGGCGCGCGCGGCGGCCTATGCGGTGAGCCTGTCGCGGCGTACGCCGTGA
- a CDS encoding sensor histidine kinase gives MLRTTEPGRLAWRASALALVLATVLVGFGVPKVIGAATEAERLRAAAANADKLLAALLDAETGQRGYLLTGQEAYLLPYHRAEERLTPAVQAVEHSLALRPVDGPLRPVLQEMLDATAQKRSELAITIDAFRESGATAAVARVLAGDGKAAMDRVREAAAETHRIADERAEQQADVARRLLIGGGAGVAALLCIAFAAGIGARRAARAVEAEADARIRAIYDTAPLGIAMLDPQLRFVMANGAMTAIAGDPAADPTGRPIARFMPPALVPGLAALLRGALKQPNTLIDTVVDEGGDGAPGRSWLAMARADREPDAPPTLILLMQDITHRRRAEAERAILVHELQHRVKNVIATVQGIAVQTSAGAQGEDFLDTFGARLRSLARAHGLLTEAAWTSAPLDAVVAVALAPWQGGGASGIVVAPQAGEPPLLAPTQVLSLNYALHELATNAAKYGALSVPGGRVTIDWHRQAGGRVVLRWVERGGPLIHVPPQTEGFGTYLVDTAFSTDSVPGEVIRTFARDGLEATLRFTPEGT, from the coding sequence GTGCTGCGCACCACGGAGCCGGGGCGGCTCGCGTGGCGCGCCTCGGCGCTCGCGCTGGTGCTGGCCACCGTCCTGGTCGGCTTCGGCGTGCCGAAGGTGATCGGCGCGGCAACCGAGGCCGAGCGCTTGCGGGCCGCGGCGGCGAATGCCGACAAGCTGCTCGCCGCGCTGCTCGATGCCGAGACCGGCCAGCGCGGCTACCTGCTGACCGGCCAGGAGGCGTATCTCCTGCCCTATCACCGGGCCGAGGAACGTCTGACCCCCGCGGTGCAGGCGGTCGAGCACTCCCTCGCGCTGCGCCCGGTCGATGGCCCGTTGCGCCCCGTCCTGCAGGAGATGCTGGACGCCACGGCGCAGAAGCGATCTGAACTCGCCATCACCATCGACGCCTTCCGCGAAAGTGGCGCGACCGCCGCCGTCGCGCGTGTCCTGGCGGGCGACGGCAAGGCCGCGATGGACCGCGTGCGCGAAGCCGCCGCGGAAACCCATCGGATCGCGGACGAACGTGCCGAACAGCAGGCGGATGTCGCGCGGCGGCTGCTGATCGGCGGCGGGGCCGGGGTGGCGGCGTTGTTGTGCATCGCCTTCGCCGCCGGGATCGGCGCGCGGCGCGCGGCCCGCGCCGTGGAAGCCGAGGCGGATGCCCGCATCCGTGCCATCTACGACACCGCGCCGCTCGGCATCGCGATGCTGGACCCGCAACTGCGCTTCGTGATGGCGAACGGCGCGATGACGGCGATCGCCGGCGATCCCGCCGCCGATCCCACGGGCCGGCCGATCGCCCGATTCATGCCGCCGGCGCTGGTGCCGGGCCTGGCGGCGCTGCTTCGCGGGGCGCTGAAGCAGCCGAACACGCTGATCGATACCGTCGTCGACGAGGGGGGCGATGGGGCGCCGGGACGATCCTGGCTCGCGATGGCGCGCGCCGACCGCGAACCCGACGCGCCGCCGACGCTGATCCTGCTGATGCAGGACATCACCCATCGCCGCCGTGCCGAGGCCGAGCGCGCCATCCTCGTCCATGAACTGCAGCATCGCGTGAAGAACGTGATCGCGACGGTGCAGGGGATCGCGGTGCAGACATCCGCCGGCGCGCAGGGCGAGGATTTCCTCGATACCTTCGGCGCCAGGCTGCGCAGCCTGGCGCGCGCGCATGGCCTGCTGACCGAGGCGGCCTGGACCAGCGCGCCGCTCGATGCAGTGGTCGCGGTGGCGCTGGCGCCCTGGCAGGGCGGTGGTGCCAGCGGGATCGTGGTCGCGCCGCAGGCGGGCGAACCGCCGCTGCTCGCGCCCACCCAGGTGCTGAGCCTGAACTATGCGCTGCACGAACTCGCGACCAATGCGGCGAAGTACGGCGCGCTGTCGGTGCCGGGCGGCCGTGTCACGATCGACTGGCACCGGCAGGCCGGCGGGCGCGTGGTACTGCGCTGGGTCGAACGCGGCGGCCCACTGATCCATGTGCCGCCGCAGACCGAAGGCTTCGGCACCTACCTGGTCGACACGGCCTTCTCGACGGATAGCGTGCCCGGCGAGGTGATCCGCACCTTCGCGCGCGACGGGCTGGAAGCGACGCTCCGCTTCACGCCGGAGGGCACATGA